In Carassius carassius chromosome 46, fCarCar2.1, whole genome shotgun sequence, the following proteins share a genomic window:
- the LOC132129709 gene encoding zinc finger protein 740-like isoform X1 — translation MSHVSNSSVRDHMKWAGLLGCEAVLSSMALMQASSMPSHKKMGSHLGQGQRENNHSHSHNQNTHSQHGLMVLPSGVSCPPLLIRKDGEFHSSRLLDEKDIQVSQNVQPKKKNRKSGLPTKMREKPQVEIPDVNDDNSLSSQVQKNFICEHCYSAFRSSYHLKRHILTHTGEKPFGCDMCDMRFIQRYHLDRHKRVHSGEKPYQCDRCQQNFSRTDRLLRHRRLCAVGIPKEENQPCCEGRSYSQEPSQHSASWSPLQTNNSRLAA, via the exons ATGTCACACGTTTCCAACAGCTCAGTGAGAGATCACATGAAATGg GCTGGGTTGCTTGGCTGTGAAGCAGTGCTGTCCAGCATGGCACTTATGCAGGCCAGCTCCATGCCCAGCCATAAGAAGATGGGCTCTCATCTGGGCCAGGGACAGAGAGAAAACAATCACAGCCACAGCCACAACCAGAACACACACAGCCAACACGGCCTCATGGTGCTTCCCTCAGGAGTCAGCTGCCCACCATTG CTCATCCGCAAGGATGGAGAGTTTCACTCATCCAGGCTCTTGGATGAAAAAGACATTCAAGTCAGCCAGAACGTGCAGCCAAAGAAGAAGAACAGGAAGTCTGGACTTCCCACCAAAATGAGAGAAAAACCCCAG GTGGAGATTCCTGATGTTAATGACGATAACTCACTCAGCTCTCAAGTGCAGAAGAACTTCATATGTGAACACTGCTACAGTGCTTTCCGCAGTAGCTACCACCTCAAACGGCACATTCTCACCCATACGG GGGAAAAGCCATTCGGGTGTGATATGTGTGACATGAGGTTTATTCAACGCTACCACCTGGACAGACATAAGCGTGTTCACAGCGGTGAGAAGCCTTATCAGTGTGACCGCTGCCAACAG AACTTTTCCAGAACCGACCGGTTACTACGGCATCGACGTTTGTGTGCCGTGGGCATCCCTAAAGAGGAGAACCAGCCGTGCTGTGAGGGACGGTCATATTCTCAGGAACCCTCTCAGCACTCGGCGTCCTGGAGCCCACTGCAGACAAACAACAGCAGGCTGGCGGCGTGA
- the LOC132129709 gene encoding zinc finger protein 740-like isoform X2, translating to MALMQASSMPSHKKMGSHLGQGQRENNHSHSHNQNTHSQHGLMVLPSGVSCPPLLIRKDGEFHSSRLLDEKDIQVSQNVQPKKKNRKSGLPTKMREKPQVEIPDVNDDNSLSSQVQKNFICEHCYSAFRSSYHLKRHILTHTGEKPFGCDMCDMRFIQRYHLDRHKRVHSGEKPYQCDRCQQNFSRTDRLLRHRRLCAVGIPKEENQPCCEGRSYSQEPSQHSASWSPLQTNNSRLAA from the exons ATGGCACTTATGCAGGCCAGCTCCATGCCCAGCCATAAGAAGATGGGCTCTCATCTGGGCCAGGGACAGAGAGAAAACAATCACAGCCACAGCCACAACCAGAACACACACAGCCAACACGGCCTCATGGTGCTTCCCTCAGGAGTCAGCTGCCCACCATTG CTCATCCGCAAGGATGGAGAGTTTCACTCATCCAGGCTCTTGGATGAAAAAGACATTCAAGTCAGCCAGAACGTGCAGCCAAAGAAGAAGAACAGGAAGTCTGGACTTCCCACCAAAATGAGAGAAAAACCCCAG GTGGAGATTCCTGATGTTAATGACGATAACTCACTCAGCTCTCAAGTGCAGAAGAACTTCATATGTGAACACTGCTACAGTGCTTTCCGCAGTAGCTACCACCTCAAACGGCACATTCTCACCCATACGG GGGAAAAGCCATTCGGGTGTGATATGTGTGACATGAGGTTTATTCAACGCTACCACCTGGACAGACATAAGCGTGTTCACAGCGGTGAGAAGCCTTATCAGTGTGACCGCTGCCAACAG AACTTTTCCAGAACCGACCGGTTACTACGGCATCGACGTTTGTGTGCCGTGGGCATCCCTAAAGAGGAGAACCAGCCGTGCTGTGAGGGACGGTCATATTCTCAGGAACCCTCTCAGCACTCGGCGTCCTGGAGCCCACTGCAGACAAACAACAGCAGGCTGGCGGCGTGA